One stretch of Polyangium spumosum DNA includes these proteins:
- a CDS encoding tyrosine-type recombinase/integrase: MAVRKVERYGETRLLIDIQYKKRDGSRARFRKDAEVQTWTAARAEEKRYLLNIAQYGEPHEPAASANGVAAGAGTPSGSDAGAKATKSFAELVAEYRETFMVAELKVTSRRGYESVLRSTLLPRFGKLPLHKVDGKAAADLDLDLSRRKLTHSTRNNTQIVLRSVLRFAKSRGYVEDRPANLPKLKPIGQSILEIPSDDQVQKILDDARETHRPTFTLMSDAGLRPNEVRALRCKDVHLRWENGEAVGGFLNVREGVPARAPLRCRARARSQRVQHSVRVA; this comes from the coding sequence ATGGCAGTCCGCAAAGTAGAACGATACGGGGAAACCCGTCTGTTGATTGACATCCAGTACAAGAAACGGGACGGCAGCCGGGCCCGCTTCCGCAAAGACGCCGAGGTCCAGACCTGGACCGCGGCCCGCGCGGAGGAGAAGCGGTACCTGCTCAACATCGCGCAGTACGGCGAGCCGCATGAGCCGGCGGCGTCGGCGAACGGTGTCGCTGCCGGTGCTGGTACTCCGTCCGGCTCCGATGCTGGGGCGAAGGCCACGAAGAGCTTCGCGGAGCTCGTCGCCGAGTACCGCGAGACCTTCATGGTGGCCGAGCTGAAGGTCACGAGCCGGAGGGGCTACGAGTCGGTCCTCCGAAGCACCTTGCTCCCGAGGTTCGGCAAGTTGCCCCTCCACAAGGTCGATGGGAAGGCCGCGGCGGATCTCGACCTCGACCTGTCCCGGCGGAAGTTGACCCACTCGACGCGCAACAACACGCAGATCGTCCTCCGGTCCGTGCTCCGGTTCGCCAAGAGCCGCGGGTACGTGGAGGATCGACCGGCGAACCTGCCGAAGCTCAAGCCCATCGGGCAGAGCATCCTCGAGATCCCCTCGGACGATCAGGTCCAGAAGATCCTCGACGACGCACGCGAGACCCATCGACCGACCTTCACCCTGATGTCGGACGCCGGGCTTCGCCCCAACGAGGTCCGCGCGCTCCGCTGCAAGGACGTGCACCTGCGATGGGAGAACGGTGAGGCGGTGGGCGGCTTCCTCAACGTGCGCGAGGGTGTCCCCGCGCGAGCTCCCCTGCGGTGCCGTGCGCGCGCTCGCTCGCAGCGCGTGCAGCACTCCGTGCGTGTCGCGTGA